From Methanosarcina lacustris Z-7289, one genomic window encodes:
- the radA gene encoding DNA repair and recombination protein RadA: MSEIALDDLPGVGPATAEKLKEAGFNTIEAVAVASPAELANTAEIGESTAAKIINAARQAADIGGFETGDIVLERRKLVGKLTTGCTEFNEMMGGGIESQAITELYGEFGSGKTQVAHQLAVNVQMDREHGGLDGSVIIIDTENTFRPERITQMVNGLSEKYGMELNPEEFLQNIHVARAYNSNHQILLVDSATDLANELREMGKPVRLLIVDSLMAHFRAEYVGRGTLADRQQKLNKHMHGLLRFGDLFNACVVVTNQVMSKPDAFFGDPTRPVGGHIVGHTATFRLYLRKSKGEKRIIRLVDSPNLPEGEAIVAVTTAGITDP, encoded by the coding sequence ATGAGCGAAATAGCACTTGATGACCTGCCCGGAGTTGGCCCTGCAACTGCAGAAAAACTCAAAGAAGCCGGATTTAATACCATTGAAGCAGTGGCTGTAGCCTCCCCTGCTGAACTTGCAAATACAGCCGAGATCGGGGAATCGACTGCCGCAAAAATCATCAATGCTGCAAGGCAGGCTGCTGATATAGGGGGATTTGAAACCGGAGATATTGTGCTTGAAAGAAGGAAACTAGTAGGAAAGCTGACTACCGGTTGTACGGAATTTAACGAAATGATGGGTGGGGGCATAGAAAGCCAGGCTATTACCGAACTGTACGGAGAATTCGGTTCCGGAAAGACCCAGGTGGCTCACCAGCTTGCAGTGAATGTCCAGATGGACAGAGAACACGGGGGCCTCGATGGTTCAGTCATTATAATCGACACTGAAAATACCTTCAGGCCGGAAAGGATCACCCAGATGGTAAATGGGCTTTCCGAGAAATACGGGATGGAACTCAATCCGGAAGAATTCCTGCAGAATATCCATGTCGCCAGAGCATACAATTCCAATCACCAGATACTTCTTGTAGACTCCGCAACAGACCTGGCAAACGAGCTAAGGGAAATGGGCAAACCTGTTCGTCTGCTGATCGTTGACTCTCTTATGGCTCATTTCAGGGCTGAATACGTCGGAAGGGGAACTCTTGCCGACAGACAGCAGAAACTCAATAAGCACATGCACGGCCTGCTGCGTTTTGGGGACTTATTCAATGCCTGCGTGGTTGTTACAAACCAGGTAATGTCAAAACCCGATGCCTTCTTTGGGGATCCCACAAGGCCTGTAGGAGGACATATTGTAGGGCACACGGCAACCTTCAGACTCTACCTGCGGAAATCCAAGGGAGAAAAAAGAATCATCCGTCTGGTTGACTCTCCCAACCTACCTGAAGGAGAAGCGATTGTCGCAGTTACTACAGCCGGAATTACTGATCCGTGA